In Parus major isolate Abel chromosome 19, Parus_major1.1, whole genome shotgun sequence, a genomic segment contains:
- the LIG3 gene encoding DNA ligase 3 isoform X3 — translation MPTGGRTLSHAARALCRGTALFCPRPQLPLPRPFSSSGGVSPGCWCPLLLPRVSGPSPKQRRAFPLSLLLGSWLRSACAAAEDMAEQRYCVDYAKRGTAGCKKCKEKIVKGMVRIGKIVPNPFTESGGDMKEWYHVKCIFEKLDKARATTKKIEDITDLEGWEELQDEEKETINKYISEANSKTGGTPKKKVIVQAKLTATGQLTTKDPPKKFSGFTAKPKNSEDAPANSVHKPSLSAARCDPKHKDCLLREFRKLCAMVAEKPSYNVKTQIIQDFLRKGSAGDGFHGDVYLTIKMLLPGVIKIVYNLNDKQIVKLFSRIFNCNQEEMVRDLEQGDVSETIRIFFEQSKTCPPAPKSLLTIQEVDEFLIQLSKLTKEDDQQSVLQQISRRCTGNDLKCIIRLIKHDLKMNAGAKHVLDALDPNAYEAFKASRNLQDVVERVLQNQQESEKVPGLKRTLSVQASLMTPVQPMLAEACKSIEYAMKKCPNGMYAEIKYDGERVQVHKNGDHFSYFSRSLKPVLPHKVAHFKDFIPQAFPGGQSMILDSEVLLIDNKTGKPLPFGTLGVHKKAAFQDANVCLFVFDCIYFNDISLMDRPLCERRKFLHDNMVEIPNRILFSEMKHVTKASDLADMITRVIREGLEGLVLKDLKGNYEPGKRHWLKVKKDYLNEGAMADTADLVVLGAFYGQGSKGGMMSIFLMGCYDPKSEKWCTVTKCSGGHDDATLARLQTELDMVKISKDPSKIPRWLKINKIYYPDFIVPDPKKAPVWEITGAEFSKAEAHTADGISIRFPRCTRIRDDKDWQTATNLQQLKELYQLSKEKADFSVTAGEEDESTAGSSGENDGNSRSSTPHSSIKSPPSKSPAKAQKAEESKGVIGSPQKCEEKRGEKRKASEMEDNGKKPLLDIFTGVRLYLAPSVKDFDRIRRYFIAFDGDLVEEFDTASATHVIGDIDDNPGAQRVTPRWIWECIRKRRLVAPC, via the exons ATGCCCACGGGCGGCAGGACGCTGTCACACGCTGCCCGCGCTCTCTGCAGGGGCACAGCGCTGTTCTGCCCTCGCCCACAGCTCCCCTTGCCCCGACCGTTCTCCTCCTCTGGCGGAGTCAGCCCCGGTTGTTGGTGCCCGCTGCTGCTCCCCCGTGTCTCCGGGCCATCCCCGAAGCAGCGCCGCgcttttcccctctccctgctcttggGCAGCTGGCTGCGCTCGGCCTGCGCGGCTGCGGAGGACATGGCAGAGCAGCGCTACTGTGTGGACTATGCCAAGCGGGGCACCGCGGGCTGCAAGAAGTGCAAGGAGAAGATCGTGAAGGGGATGGTGCGCATTGGGAAGATCGTTCCCAATCCTTTCACCGAGTCCGGAGGGGACATGAAGGAGTGGTACCACGTCAAGTGCATCTTTGAGAAGCTGGACAAAGCCCGGGCCACCACCAAGAAAATCGAAGACATCACAGACTTGGAGGGGTGGGAAGAGCTACaggatgaggagaaggaaacaaTCAACAAGTACATCTCAG aagcCAATTCCAAGACTGGAGGTACCCCGAAGAAAAAGGTGATAGTGCAGGCAAAGCTCACTGCCACAGGACAACTGACCACAAAAGATCCACCAAAGAAATTCTCTGGATTCACTG CCAAGCCAAAGAATTCAGAAGATGCCCCTGCAAACTCTGTCCACAAACCCAGCCTGTCTGCAGCCAGGTGTGATCCCAAGCACAAGGATTGCCTGCTGCGGGAATTCCGCAAGCTCTGTGCCATGGTGGCTGAGAAGCCAAGCTACAACGTGAAAACACAGATCATCCAGGACTTCCTCAGAAAGGGATCTGCAGGAG atggtTTTCATGGTGATGTATACCTGACCATTAAGATGCTGTTACCAGGTGTCATTAAAATAGTTTACAACTTGAATGATAAGCAGATTGTAAAGCTGTTCAGCAGGATTTTTAACTGCAACCAGGAAGAAATGGTCCGGGACCTGGAGCAG GGAGATGTTTCCGAGACCATACGGATCTTCTTCGAGCAGAGCAAGACCTGTCCTCCAGCACCCAAGAGCCTCCTGACCATCCAGGAGGTCGATGAATTCCTCATCCAACTGTCCAAGCTCACCAAGGAGGATGACCAGCAGAGTGTCCTGCAGCAGATCAGCCGCAG gtGTACGGGCAATGACCTGAAGTGCATCATCAGGCTAATTAAACATGACTTGAAAATGAATGCTGGAGCAAAGCACGT GTTGGACGCTCTGGATCCCAACGCCTACGAGGCGTTCAAGGCCTCGCGGAACCTGCAGGACGTGGTGGAGCGGGTGCTGCAGAACCAGCAGGAGTCTGAGAAGGTGCCAGGGCTGAAGAGGACCCTGAGCGTGCAGGCCTCACTCATGACCCCAGTGCAGCCCATGCTG GCTGAGGCCTGCAAGTCCATCGAGTACGCCATGAAGAAGTGTCCCAACGGGATGTACGCCGAGATCAAGTACGACGGCGAGCGCGTGCAGGTGCACAAGAACGGGGATCACTTCAGCTACTTCAGCAGGAGCCTCAAACCTGTGCTCCCCCACAAA gTAGCCCATTTTAAGGATTTCATCCCCCAGGCTTTCCCTGGTGGGCAAAGTATGATCCTGGATTCAGAAGTTCTCCTGATTGACAATAAAACTGGCAAGCCACTTCCTTTTGGGACTCTTGGTGTgcacaag aaagctgctttccaggaTGCCAACGTTTGCCTGTTTGTGTTTGACTGCATCTACTTCAATGACATCAGCCTGATGGACAG GCCCCTGTGTGAACGGCGCAAGTTCCTGCACGACAACATGGTGGAGATCCCCAACAGGATCCTGTTCTCAGAGATGAAACACGTCACA AAAGCTTCAGATCTGGCAGACATGATCACCCGAGTCATCCGGGAGGGGCTGGAAGGGCTGGTGCTGAAGGATTTAAAG GGAAATTACGAACCAGGGAAACGCCACTGGCTGAAGGTGAAGAAGGATTATCTCAACGAGGGGGCAATGGCTGACACTGCTGACCTGGTGGTGCTGGGGGCTTTCTATGGACAGGGCAGTAAAG gtGGCATGATGTCCATCTTCCTCATGGGCTGCTACGACCCCAAGAGTGAGAAGTGGTGCACGGTGACCAAGTGCTCCGGTGGCCACGATGACGCCACGCTGGCACGtctgcagacagagctggacATGGTGAAGATCAGCAAG GATCCTAGTAAAATTCCAAGGTGgctaaaaattaacaaaatctACTACCCAGACTTCATTGTCCCAGATCCAAAG AAAGCCCCAGTGTGGGAGATCACCGGGGCTGAGTTCTCCAAGGCCGAGGCCCACACTGCGGACGGGATCTCCATCCGCTTCCCGCGCTGCACCCGCATCCGCGACGACAAGGACTGGCAGACAGCCACcaacctgcagcagctgaag gagctgtaCCAGCTCTCCAAGGAGAAGGCTGATTTCAGTGTTACAGCTGGGGAGGAAGACGAGtccacagctggcagcagtggagaGAATGATGGGAATTCCAGGTCTTCCACACCTCACAGCAGTATTAAGAGCCCCCCAAGCAAGTCACCTGCAAAAGCCCAGAAGGCAGAAG aGAGCAAAGGAGTGATTGGATCCCCTCAGAAATGCGAGGAGAAACgaggggagaagagaaaagcatC
- the LIG3 gene encoding DNA ligase 3 isoform X4, translating into MAEQRYCVDYAKRGTAGCKKCKEKIVKGMVRIGKIVPNPFTESGGDMKEWYHVKCIFEKLDKARATTKKIEDITDLEGWEELQDEEKETINKYISEANSKTGGTPKKKVIVQAKLTATGQLTTKDPPKKFSGFTAKPKNSEDAPANSVHKPSLSAARCDPKHKDCLLREFRKLCAMVAEKPSYNVKTQIIQDFLRKGSAGDGFHGDVYLTIKMLLPGVIKIVYNLNDKQIVKLFSRIFNCNQEEMVRDLEQGDVSETIRIFFEQSKTCPPAPKSLLTIQEVDEFLIQLSKLTKEDDQQSVLQQISRRCTGNDLKCIIRLIKHDLKMNAGAKHVLDALDPNAYEAFKASRNLQDVVERVLQNQQESEKVPGLKRTLSVQASLMTPVQPMLAEACKSIEYAMKKCPNGMYAEIKYDGERVQVHKNGDHFSYFSRSLKPVLPHKVAHFKDFIPQAFPGGQSMILDSEVLLIDNKTGKPLPFGTLGVHKKAAFQDANVCLFVFDCIYFNDISLMDRPLCERRKFLHDNMVEIPNRILFSEMKHVTKASDLADMITRVIREGLEGLVLKDLKGNYEPGKRHWLKVKKDYLNEGAMADTADLVVLGAFYGQGSKGGMMSIFLMGCYDPKSEKWCTVTKCSGGHDDATLARLQTELDMVKISKDPSKIPRWLKINKIYYPDFIVPDPKKAPVWEITGAEFSKAEAHTADGISIRFPRCTRIRDDKDWQTATNLQQLKELYQLSKEKADFSVTAGEEDESTAGSSGENDGNSRSSTPHSSIKSPPSKSPAKAQKAEESKGVIGSPQKCEEKRGEKRKASEMEDNGKKQPLLDIFTGVRLYLAPSVKDFDRIRRYFIAFDGDLVEEFDTASATHVIGDIDDNPGAQRVTPRWIWECIRKRRLVAPC; encoded by the exons ATGGCAGAGCAGCGCTACTGTGTGGACTATGCCAAGCGGGGCACCGCGGGCTGCAAGAAGTGCAAGGAGAAGATCGTGAAGGGGATGGTGCGCATTGGGAAGATCGTTCCCAATCCTTTCACCGAGTCCGGAGGGGACATGAAGGAGTGGTACCACGTCAAGTGCATCTTTGAGAAGCTGGACAAAGCCCGGGCCACCACCAAGAAAATCGAAGACATCACAGACTTGGAGGGGTGGGAAGAGCTACaggatgaggagaaggaaacaaTCAACAAGTACATCTCAG aagcCAATTCCAAGACTGGAGGTACCCCGAAGAAAAAGGTGATAGTGCAGGCAAAGCTCACTGCCACAGGACAACTGACCACAAAAGATCCACCAAAGAAATTCTCTGGATTCACTG CCAAGCCAAAGAATTCAGAAGATGCCCCTGCAAACTCTGTCCACAAACCCAGCCTGTCTGCAGCCAGGTGTGATCCCAAGCACAAGGATTGCCTGCTGCGGGAATTCCGCAAGCTCTGTGCCATGGTGGCTGAGAAGCCAAGCTACAACGTGAAAACACAGATCATCCAGGACTTCCTCAGAAAGGGATCTGCAGGAG atggtTTTCATGGTGATGTATACCTGACCATTAAGATGCTGTTACCAGGTGTCATTAAAATAGTTTACAACTTGAATGATAAGCAGATTGTAAAGCTGTTCAGCAGGATTTTTAACTGCAACCAGGAAGAAATGGTCCGGGACCTGGAGCAG GGAGATGTTTCCGAGACCATACGGATCTTCTTCGAGCAGAGCAAGACCTGTCCTCCAGCACCCAAGAGCCTCCTGACCATCCAGGAGGTCGATGAATTCCTCATCCAACTGTCCAAGCTCACCAAGGAGGATGACCAGCAGAGTGTCCTGCAGCAGATCAGCCGCAG gtGTACGGGCAATGACCTGAAGTGCATCATCAGGCTAATTAAACATGACTTGAAAATGAATGCTGGAGCAAAGCACGT GTTGGACGCTCTGGATCCCAACGCCTACGAGGCGTTCAAGGCCTCGCGGAACCTGCAGGACGTGGTGGAGCGGGTGCTGCAGAACCAGCAGGAGTCTGAGAAGGTGCCAGGGCTGAAGAGGACCCTGAGCGTGCAGGCCTCACTCATGACCCCAGTGCAGCCCATGCTG GCTGAGGCCTGCAAGTCCATCGAGTACGCCATGAAGAAGTGTCCCAACGGGATGTACGCCGAGATCAAGTACGACGGCGAGCGCGTGCAGGTGCACAAGAACGGGGATCACTTCAGCTACTTCAGCAGGAGCCTCAAACCTGTGCTCCCCCACAAA gTAGCCCATTTTAAGGATTTCATCCCCCAGGCTTTCCCTGGTGGGCAAAGTATGATCCTGGATTCAGAAGTTCTCCTGATTGACAATAAAACTGGCAAGCCACTTCCTTTTGGGACTCTTGGTGTgcacaag aaagctgctttccaggaTGCCAACGTTTGCCTGTTTGTGTTTGACTGCATCTACTTCAATGACATCAGCCTGATGGACAG GCCCCTGTGTGAACGGCGCAAGTTCCTGCACGACAACATGGTGGAGATCCCCAACAGGATCCTGTTCTCAGAGATGAAACACGTCACA AAAGCTTCAGATCTGGCAGACATGATCACCCGAGTCATCCGGGAGGGGCTGGAAGGGCTGGTGCTGAAGGATTTAAAG GGAAATTACGAACCAGGGAAACGCCACTGGCTGAAGGTGAAGAAGGATTATCTCAACGAGGGGGCAATGGCTGACACTGCTGACCTGGTGGTGCTGGGGGCTTTCTATGGACAGGGCAGTAAAG gtGGCATGATGTCCATCTTCCTCATGGGCTGCTACGACCCCAAGAGTGAGAAGTGGTGCACGGTGACCAAGTGCTCCGGTGGCCACGATGACGCCACGCTGGCACGtctgcagacagagctggacATGGTGAAGATCAGCAAG GATCCTAGTAAAATTCCAAGGTGgctaaaaattaacaaaatctACTACCCAGACTTCATTGTCCCAGATCCAAAG AAAGCCCCAGTGTGGGAGATCACCGGGGCTGAGTTCTCCAAGGCCGAGGCCCACACTGCGGACGGGATCTCCATCCGCTTCCCGCGCTGCACCCGCATCCGCGACGACAAGGACTGGCAGACAGCCACcaacctgcagcagctgaag gagctgtaCCAGCTCTCCAAGGAGAAGGCTGATTTCAGTGTTACAGCTGGGGAGGAAGACGAGtccacagctggcagcagtggagaGAATGATGGGAATTCCAGGTCTTCCACACCTCACAGCAGTATTAAGAGCCCCCCAAGCAAGTCACCTGCAAAAGCCCAGAAGGCAGAAG aGAGCAAAGGAGTGATTGGATCCCCTCAGAAATGCGAGGAGAAACgaggggagaagagaaaagcatC
- the LIG3 gene encoding DNA ligase 3 isoform X2 — protein MPTGGRTLSHAARALCRGTALFCPRPQLPLPRPFSSSGGVSPGCWCPLLLPRVSGPSPKQRRAFPLSLLLGSWLRSACAAAEDMAEQRYCVDYAKRGTAGCKKCKEKIVKGMVRIGKIVPNPFTESGGDMKEWYHVKCIFEKLDKARATTKKIEDITDLEGWEELQDEEKETINKYISEANSKTGGTPKKKVIVQAKLTATGQLTTKDPPKKFSGFTAKPKNSEDAPANSVHKPSLSAARCDPKHKDCLLREFRKLCAMVAEKPSYNVKTQIIQDFLRKGSAGDGFHGDVYLTIKMLLPGVIKIVYNLNDKQIVKLFSRIFNCNQEEMVRDLEQGDVSETIRIFFEQSKTCPPAPKSLLTIQEVDEFLIQLSKLTKEDDQQSVLQQISRRCTGNDLKCIIRLIKHDLKMNAGAKHVLDALDPNAYEAFKASRNLQDVVERVLQNQQESEKVPGLKRTLSVQASLMTPVQPMLAEACKSIEYAMKKCPNGMYAEIKYDGERVQVHKNGDHFSYFSRSLKPVLPHKVAHFKDFIPQAFPGGQSMILDSEVLLIDNKTGKPLPFGTLGVHKKAAFQDANVCLFVFDCIYFNDISLMDRPLCERRKFLHDNMVEIPNRILFSEMKHVTKASDLADMITRVIREGLEGLVLKDLKGNYEPGKRHWLKVKKDYLNEGAMADTADLVVLGAFYGQGSKGGMMSIFLMGCYDPKSEKWCTVTKCSGGHDDATLARLQTELDMVKISKDPSKIPRWLKINKIYYPDFIVPDPKKAPVWEITGAEFSKAEAHTADGISIRFPRCTRIRDDKDWQTATNLQQLKELYQLSKEKADFSVTAGEEDESTAGSSGENDGNSRSSTPHSSIKSPPSKSPAKAQKAEESKGVIGSPQKCEEKRGEKRKASEMEDNGKKQPLLDIFTGVRLYLAPSVKDFDRIRRYFIAFDGDLVEEFDTASATHVIGDIDDNPGAQRVTPRWIWECIRKRRLVAPC, from the exons ATGCCCACGGGCGGCAGGACGCTGTCACACGCTGCCCGCGCTCTCTGCAGGGGCACAGCGCTGTTCTGCCCTCGCCCACAGCTCCCCTTGCCCCGACCGTTCTCCTCCTCTGGCGGAGTCAGCCCCGGTTGTTGGTGCCCGCTGCTGCTCCCCCGTGTCTCCGGGCCATCCCCGAAGCAGCGCCGCgcttttcccctctccctgctcttggGCAGCTGGCTGCGCTCGGCCTGCGCGGCTGCGGAGGACATGGCAGAGCAGCGCTACTGTGTGGACTATGCCAAGCGGGGCACCGCGGGCTGCAAGAAGTGCAAGGAGAAGATCGTGAAGGGGATGGTGCGCATTGGGAAGATCGTTCCCAATCCTTTCACCGAGTCCGGAGGGGACATGAAGGAGTGGTACCACGTCAAGTGCATCTTTGAGAAGCTGGACAAAGCCCGGGCCACCACCAAGAAAATCGAAGACATCACAGACTTGGAGGGGTGGGAAGAGCTACaggatgaggagaaggaaacaaTCAACAAGTACATCTCAG aagcCAATTCCAAGACTGGAGGTACCCCGAAGAAAAAGGTGATAGTGCAGGCAAAGCTCACTGCCACAGGACAACTGACCACAAAAGATCCACCAAAGAAATTCTCTGGATTCACTG CCAAGCCAAAGAATTCAGAAGATGCCCCTGCAAACTCTGTCCACAAACCCAGCCTGTCTGCAGCCAGGTGTGATCCCAAGCACAAGGATTGCCTGCTGCGGGAATTCCGCAAGCTCTGTGCCATGGTGGCTGAGAAGCCAAGCTACAACGTGAAAACACAGATCATCCAGGACTTCCTCAGAAAGGGATCTGCAGGAG atggtTTTCATGGTGATGTATACCTGACCATTAAGATGCTGTTACCAGGTGTCATTAAAATAGTTTACAACTTGAATGATAAGCAGATTGTAAAGCTGTTCAGCAGGATTTTTAACTGCAACCAGGAAGAAATGGTCCGGGACCTGGAGCAG GGAGATGTTTCCGAGACCATACGGATCTTCTTCGAGCAGAGCAAGACCTGTCCTCCAGCACCCAAGAGCCTCCTGACCATCCAGGAGGTCGATGAATTCCTCATCCAACTGTCCAAGCTCACCAAGGAGGATGACCAGCAGAGTGTCCTGCAGCAGATCAGCCGCAG gtGTACGGGCAATGACCTGAAGTGCATCATCAGGCTAATTAAACATGACTTGAAAATGAATGCTGGAGCAAAGCACGT GTTGGACGCTCTGGATCCCAACGCCTACGAGGCGTTCAAGGCCTCGCGGAACCTGCAGGACGTGGTGGAGCGGGTGCTGCAGAACCAGCAGGAGTCTGAGAAGGTGCCAGGGCTGAAGAGGACCCTGAGCGTGCAGGCCTCACTCATGACCCCAGTGCAGCCCATGCTG GCTGAGGCCTGCAAGTCCATCGAGTACGCCATGAAGAAGTGTCCCAACGGGATGTACGCCGAGATCAAGTACGACGGCGAGCGCGTGCAGGTGCACAAGAACGGGGATCACTTCAGCTACTTCAGCAGGAGCCTCAAACCTGTGCTCCCCCACAAA gTAGCCCATTTTAAGGATTTCATCCCCCAGGCTTTCCCTGGTGGGCAAAGTATGATCCTGGATTCAGAAGTTCTCCTGATTGACAATAAAACTGGCAAGCCACTTCCTTTTGGGACTCTTGGTGTgcacaag aaagctgctttccaggaTGCCAACGTTTGCCTGTTTGTGTTTGACTGCATCTACTTCAATGACATCAGCCTGATGGACAG GCCCCTGTGTGAACGGCGCAAGTTCCTGCACGACAACATGGTGGAGATCCCCAACAGGATCCTGTTCTCAGAGATGAAACACGTCACA AAAGCTTCAGATCTGGCAGACATGATCACCCGAGTCATCCGGGAGGGGCTGGAAGGGCTGGTGCTGAAGGATTTAAAG GGAAATTACGAACCAGGGAAACGCCACTGGCTGAAGGTGAAGAAGGATTATCTCAACGAGGGGGCAATGGCTGACACTGCTGACCTGGTGGTGCTGGGGGCTTTCTATGGACAGGGCAGTAAAG gtGGCATGATGTCCATCTTCCTCATGGGCTGCTACGACCCCAAGAGTGAGAAGTGGTGCACGGTGACCAAGTGCTCCGGTGGCCACGATGACGCCACGCTGGCACGtctgcagacagagctggacATGGTGAAGATCAGCAAG GATCCTAGTAAAATTCCAAGGTGgctaaaaattaacaaaatctACTACCCAGACTTCATTGTCCCAGATCCAAAG AAAGCCCCAGTGTGGGAGATCACCGGGGCTGAGTTCTCCAAGGCCGAGGCCCACACTGCGGACGGGATCTCCATCCGCTTCCCGCGCTGCACCCGCATCCGCGACGACAAGGACTGGCAGACAGCCACcaacctgcagcagctgaag gagctgtaCCAGCTCTCCAAGGAGAAGGCTGATTTCAGTGTTACAGCTGGGGAGGAAGACGAGtccacagctggcagcagtggagaGAATGATGGGAATTCCAGGTCTTCCACACCTCACAGCAGTATTAAGAGCCCCCCAAGCAAGTCACCTGCAAAAGCCCAGAAGGCAGAAG aGAGCAAAGGAGTGATTGGATCCCCTCAGAAATGCGAGGAGAAACgaggggagaagagaaaagcatC